The DNA region TTAGCTCTGTACGCGTAACAGCAGCGCGTAAAGCCCGCACAAAAAAAAGTACCGCGTAAACCGTGGTATGCGTAGTGGCCGGATTTGAATTTGCTTTCGGGGGGCGAATTATTTTTGGCGCCTTTTCGATAACCCGGGAAAAGTGGTGCGTGGTGCCTGGATATCGTGGTGGTGTGCCAGTCTCCCGCCTTCAATCTGGGTGTTGTCATGCAATAGGCGACACGACGTGACCACGGACAtctgtttgttattgttttcggGGCCCGGTGGATTTGCGTGCTCGCCCACAAGTTAGAATGGTGCTTCTGCCCGAAAGTGAATTAAGGACGAAGCATAGGGATTTGTGCGGGCTCCTCAATCTCGAGGACGATATCGTCGATGCGTCCTGGGAGAAGTTTCAGAAAATTTACAAGAACTATGCGCTGGAGGTTTGCATTCACTCCTTTCAGTCACATAGATGTGTggttttacattttgtttttctattaAGGGGGATGTCACACAGTGGCTTGGATTTGCAATATTCGAGGTGTGCCAGTCTGCTGAGACACAAACAGTTGACCAGGCCGTAATGAAAGGGAGCTGTGTCAGTTTCACTAGTCTTTTGCGACACAGTAATTTGAGGTGAgtaccaattttaatttgtcatttaatttttacacacAACACAACTAGTTCAACACATTCTTTGTTCTTCGATGTtcatatttagtttttcatcTCTAGTATAGCTACAGCTACATAGCTATAGCTAAGTAGCtaaaacagtaatttttttttcacttaaatattaatataaacattaaatatttttaaaattctcttaaaacaatcttgatttaatattcaaattcacaAAGACATCTTGACTATTACAGTGCaccttacttttaattttaaatttaatatttatatttatttttatatcaattcaCTTAATTTTCCGTTGAGCTGTGGAATATAATgcttaattaaatctatttttaaaacgcCCTTGTAATTTCctgttttaaattactaacaaTTACAATTGATGTATTTCCAGTacattatagaataaaaataaaaatgacaaattaaaagCTTAGTAATAGAAAAAGATGTAAATGtagtttcaaaaaatttatattattttattatatttttttttttgcttatatAATATCAGTTAAACGAATTtatgagtatttttttaaagcaaaTTTGGTTTTCTTTGATTTGTTATCATAtagtttttacaatttgaagTTAAACGAATTtatgagtatttttttaaagcaaaTTTGGTTTTCTTTGATTTGTTATCATAtagtttttacaatttgaaacaaaGAATGTATATAAAGAGGtagtcatttatttaaaaccccTCCTAAGCTAGTACAAgataaaaatgacaataattgtttgttttatagctttgttcaatttttttccaacaTTTACAAATGGATGGAAATGGCACGGTTGGGAGATGAGTTCcaacaaaaagtaaaacacCTCAAGAATACGTTCACAGTCGCCTACAACACATTCAACGAGTACCAACAAAAATACAACCGGATATTCGTGACGCCCGACCCCCAAGAACTGgaacaaaacaaacaacacAGAAACCGAAAACAAAAGTACTTACACCacttcaaattaaaacaaagtaatCTAACCGAATTAATTTCCAGGCCACTGCTATGTTCGAGCGCCAAAATCTTCGAGTTCACCTGGAACCTGTTCAACACGTTAAAGATGGAAGAACCGAATTACAGCAGCGACCTGACCAAATCGTACCACATAATGTACTCGTGCCTGGACTTCGCGTTCAGGAACGCCTACCAGGCGGACAGACGGGACATCCTGAAGGCCGAGTTCGTCGGAGTGGCCGAAGACTGCAACAAAACTGGCATGCAGCCGACGGAGCCGCCCTGCATCATCAAGCACCTGTGCAGGTGCGAGAACTCGCTGACGGATGCCATGCACATAAAGACGTACAAGTTTCGGGAGCTGATGATGCAGCTGATCGACAAGGACGTGTTGCATGGGATCGATAATTTCGTTGGCGCCTTCGATCCCAGCGTGTTCGAGGTGAACGCGAAGAACATATCGAAGGCCTACGAGATGCAGCTGTCGACTAAATGTTGTTTCGATGAGAGAATATTCCTtggtatgtatatttttttatatgatcCCTTTTAAGTACACAAGTCTATTAACTGAGTGAAATATACCAATATGATCAAAGGTTGGTGTATGAAACCtggattattttatagtttacttgaaaaaaaatacacaagatcaataaatatacataaaacctgttgttttctgtaatttacagttaaaaataCCTCCTTTGATCccctattatattaatattgttttttaaatgtattttcttttCTAGCTGAATACAAAAGGAAACTGTTGGAACAACAGCAACACATAATCACAAAATCTGTACTTTCTGAACATGGTGATATATCAGCTTTGGAGTCTCCAAGAGtggtaagtaattttttgtttaaaattcttgtcagagattcataaaattacagtaaattaatatttactaatttgttaaaaattaaattgaattgaaaaaggAAATGATTTgctatattatattaacaaaaatgtgatcaaaaaaaaatttaaaataccgccttttttaaatgtgtctcCCTAACCCAAGAAATTGGGTACTTTCCAGTGAGTGTGCTACCAACTGTCAAAATCGGAAAATTCCATTGAAACAATTGGACGCTCTACTTCAATCTATTCTATTTCATTTAAGACTTATTGTTTTAGGCTCCCGCGGGTTTTCAAACGCCCTTGACGGGTCGTAGATTCGTAGGTCCCAAAGATCAAGAGACTGACGATTCAGAAATGACCCACAGTAAATCGTTGCTTCACAACATGCTAAATGGTGTGTCGGCTGCTCCAAGCGACAGGCTTCTGCTGTTGTTCCAGTACGTTGAGTCCTAAACGTGCAATCGTGAATACTTATATCCCCCTCTTTGTTACAGGAACTGTTCGGAAAACCCGAAGGACAAAATCGATGGCGTCGTCAGCGAGTTCCGTCAAATCTTCCTGCGGTCCTACGAACACAGAAAATTGACGCAGGAAGAGGTGACCAGTCGGATTGATATGGGCGTGCGTCTATTCTATAAATTCATAGACAGCATATTGCACCGCGAGAAGACGTTCAACAGGAACGACATATCGGCGATAGTGTCAATGGAGATATTCTACAAATGTACGTTGGTTGGTGCCTTGGAAATTGTGACGTTCGTCTTCGACAACAACAAGAAACTGAACCGGGATTTCCCCTGGATCCTCGACGTTTTCAACGTCAGGCCGTACGACTTCGTTAAAGTAATAGAACTGATAGTCCGAACCATTGACGGACTGTCGAGGCAAATCATCAAGCACTTGACCAGGGTCGAAGAGACAATCTTGGAGAGTCTGGCGTGGACGTCGGACAGTGTGCTGTGGCAGATGATAGAGACGGCCGGGGAAATTCCGAAGTTCAAGGAAACTGCTCGGCCAGAACAAATCACAAGCGACTCAATGGTCACCACTGGAAGTCTACCGATGCAGTCACCGTTAGGTATGTATTTTGTTACTGAGGCCATTAACTcagttttaattcatttacttGTCCAGGAAACAACAGGCAGCACTCAGTAACTgatgtttttcaatctcccGTCAACAACAACATCAACAGACAACTGTTCCCATCTGTATCTCCAGGCCAATCGTTGCTCCAAAGGCACGCAACACATTtaggtaataattttatttatatcactgTAACCAATGAAATAACTGCGTAACTTCAGTGTTTACGGACCCAACCAGCGGTGAAAACAGACTGATCCCCATCGTCGATTCAGAAAACGAAGAACAACAGAACATAATCTCGTCGCCCTCCGACCACGAGAACCAGAATCAAGTGGTCGAAGTCGTGGTGCCCCCTACACCCAGGAGGACCGGGAGTTTGGCGATTTTCTTCAGGAAATTCTACAATTTGGCCGGGGAACGGCTGGACCATCTCTGCACCAATCTGAAGAAGCAGGACTTGAAAGCCAAAATCTGGACGATATTCGAAGAATCCGTAACAAAACACACACACCTGATGCGCGATCGTCATCTCGATCAGCTGCTGATGTGCGCCGTCTACGTCGTCGCCAAAGTGTGCCAGGAGCACATCATGTTTACGGACGTGATGCGATGCTACCGGACCCAGCCCCAGGCCACCAGCGACATTTACAGAAATGTGCTGCTGGCCCACAAGAGGAGGGAAATAGTGGAAGGTGGCGTGGTCGAGGTGCCGGAAGTCCGTGGCGATCTGATCTCGTTTTATAACAACACATACGTGAACGAGATGAAGGGACTGGCACAGCGGCTGGCGCCGTCCAACCAAAAACCGAACATCATGCTGAGTCCCCTGCCGGTGGTGAAAAGGCAGCCGATGTCGTCCCAGATGCACGTGATCGGCAACGTGTTCGTAAAGCCGTTCGAAAATCCCAATTCCTTCAGCGAGGGAAGTCCCtcgttcagttatattttcaaCAGAAGTCCCTCAAAGGTAAACGATTAATATTTCATCGACTCGAATTCGTCATGTTTACATTCGGACGTTGTTTCAGGACCTGATGAACATAAATCGTGCAATAAACGGTGTGATAAATGCCAAACGCCTGTTGAGTGAGGACACGGAAATGGATCCGGAGCTGCCCCAAACGAAACGGACAGCTTCctacaaaaaaatacagtCCTTGGTGGAAGAAAGGAAAAGccaaaatttacaatagtaTAGCGTGCATCTCTcaccataatttattaactatttaagcGGCAGTGCGAATCAAAAGATTGATACAgttgatatttgaaaaataattgaacaatTGGAACCTGTAAGCTAATTGTGAGGTTCTACGTCAGAAGTCGTTCAAGTACCTCTGATTGAGTACTTCACCATTAGTTTACAGTTTACAATTGTTTCATTGTCttagaaattaaaacttgaattCTATTCGATAAATTCACGTAAATAGGCGCAGAATTATCCTCCTCaaataaacaatcaaattttaattggaaaccGTTCGTTAAAAAAGTGCAATAGACTTGAAAATTAAGAGtgacataataattttgtcgatttcaaacacaattagtatattatgctagtataacatatttaataagattaataattgaaattaataatatagtaatgGGGAAAACTGAaactttactaattaaaattctcaataatttttactagtGAATTTGCTTACGTAAATTTTGCATCTACAGGATGATAAAATGGTTGGAGGAACCaggtttattataataatggtCCCAGTTAAGCCTTATagcattaaattttcatcttCAACCGTTTTATTATCCTGCAGATTTTCGTGTCTTTAAGATAATGGAATAACTGGGGGcaataaagtaatattgaGGTTTTTGGCTCAAGTTCTCAATTTCAAGAGATGTTGAGTTAAAGACCTTGctaaaactttattgtttCCAGATATACCATTGTCTCAAaggctatatattttttatcaggctaaataatttaaaattaatggtattatttaaattctaaaattaattatctcaacagaagaaaaactaaattacCGGTTTTATATACGTTCGCATAAAATTTTGGACTGCAGAATATTTAGTTCCATTGTCTTGCAGTATCTTCTGTCTTTAAGATAATGGAAGAGCTggactcaataaattagtatTGAGGTATTTAGCTCAAGATCCCAATTTCAAAAGATGCTGAGTTAAAGACCTTGCTACAACTTTATTGCTTTCAGCTCTTTCATTGTCTTGAAggctataattttttatcagattacataattattttgaaattaatggtATAATTTACATCCTAAAATCAATTATCTCAACAAATCAATGAATGACAgaagaaaaactaattttccAGTTTTATATACGTTCGCATAAAATTTTGGACTGCAGAATATTTAGTTCCATTGTCTTGCAGTGTCTTCTGTCTTTAAGATAATGGAAGAGCTggactcaataaattagtatTGAGGTATTTAGC from Aethina tumida isolate Nest 87 chromosome 1, icAetTumi1.1, whole genome shotgun sequence includes:
- the LOC109609515 gene encoding retinoblastoma-like protein 2 isoform X1 — its product is MVLLPESELRTKHRDLCGLLNLEDDIVDASWEKFQKIYKNYALEGDVTQWLGFAIFEVCQSAETQTVDQAVMKGSCVSFTSLLRHSNLSFVQFFSNIYKWMEMARLGDEFQQKVKHLKNTFTVAYNTFNEYQQKYNRIFVTPDPQELEQNKQHRNRKQKPLLCSSAKIFEFTWNLFNTLKMEEPNYSSDLTKSYHIMYSCLDFAFRNAYQADRRDILKAEFVGVAEDCNKTGMQPTEPPCIIKHLCRCENSLTDAMHIKTYKFRELMMQLIDKDVLHGIDNFVGAFDPSVFEVNAKNISKAYEMQLSTKCCFDERIFLAEYKRKLLEQQQHIITKSVLSEHGDISALESPRVAPAGFQTPLTGRRFVGPKDQETDDSEMTHSKSLLHNMLNGVSAAPSDRLLLLFQNCSENPKDKIDGVVSEFRQIFLRSYEHRKLTQEEVTSRIDMGVRLFYKFIDSILHREKTFNRNDISAIVSMEIFYKCTLVGALEIVTFVFDNNKKLNRDFPWILDVFNVRPYDFVKVIELIVRTIDGLSRQIIKHLTRVEETILESLAWTSDSVLWQMIETAGEIPKFKETARPEQITSDSMVTTGSLPMQSPLGNNRQHSVTDVFQSPVNNNINRQLFPSVSPGQSLLQRHATHLVFTDPTSGENRLIPIVDSENEEQQNIISSPSDHENQNQVVEVVVPPTPRRTGSLAIFFRKFYNLAGERLDHLCTNLKKQDLKAKIWTIFEESVTKHTHLMRDRHLDQLLMCAVYVVAKVCQEHIMFTDVMRCYRTQPQATSDIYRNVLLAHKRREIVEGGVVEVPEVRGDLISFYNNTYVNEMKGLAQRLAPSNQKPNIMLSPLPVVKRQPMSSQMHVIGNVFVKPFENPNSFSEGSPSFSYIFNRSPSKDLMNINRAINGVINAKRLLSEDTEMDPELPQTKRTASYKKIQSLVEERKSQNLQ
- the LOC109609515 gene encoding retinoblastoma-like protein 1 isoform X2 produces the protein MVLLPESELRTKHRDLCGLLNLEDDIVDASWEKFQKIYKNYALEGDVTQWLGFAIFEVCQSAETQTVDQAVMKGSCVSFTSLLRHSNLRPLLCSSAKIFEFTWNLFNTLKMEEPNYSSDLTKSYHIMYSCLDFAFRNAYQADRRDILKAEFVGVAEDCNKTGMQPTEPPCIIKHLCRCENSLTDAMHIKTYKFRELMMQLIDKDVLHGIDNFVGAFDPSVFEVNAKNISKAYEMQLSTKCCFDERIFLAEYKRKLLEQQQHIITKSVLSEHGDISALESPRVAPAGFQTPLTGRRFVGPKDQETDDSEMTHSKSLLHNMLNGVSAAPSDRLLLLFQNCSENPKDKIDGVVSEFRQIFLRSYEHRKLTQEEVTSRIDMGVRLFYKFIDSILHREKTFNRNDISAIVSMEIFYKCTLVGALEIVTFVFDNNKKLNRDFPWILDVFNVRPYDFVKVIELIVRTIDGLSRQIIKHLTRVEETILESLAWTSDSVLWQMIETAGEIPKFKETARPEQITSDSMVTTGSLPMQSPLGNNRQHSVTDVFQSPVNNNINRQLFPSVSPGQSLLQRHATHLVFTDPTSGENRLIPIVDSENEEQQNIISSPSDHENQNQVVEVVVPPTPRRTGSLAIFFRKFYNLAGERLDHLCTNLKKQDLKAKIWTIFEESVTKHTHLMRDRHLDQLLMCAVYVVAKVCQEHIMFTDVMRCYRTQPQATSDIYRNVLLAHKRREIVEGGVVEVPEVRGDLISFYNNTYVNEMKGLAQRLAPSNQKPNIMLSPLPVVKRQPMSSQMHVIGNVFVKPFENPNSFSEGSPSFSYIFNRSPSKDLMNINRAINGVINAKRLLSEDTEMDPELPQTKRTASYKKIQSLVEERKSQNLQ